The Amaranthus tricolor cultivar Red isolate AtriRed21 chromosome 14, ASM2621246v1, whole genome shotgun sequence DNA window CAATTGGGAGAAAAAAAGGAAGTACTTGCCCAATAATCCATTGGCCAGTGTTAGTTTAATTCAAAAACAAGCTTTTCCTACAAAAAAAGGTGTCCATGTGCAAGTGCATGGACAAATATGCTCCATATAACCACACTTACAGACAAACTTCAGATTCTGTCATAGTCATGGTATCCTAAATTGTTTACAGCATGCAACATCAAGCACTAGCTTAAGCACTCATGtccagttcaaaaaaaaaaaaaaaaacatagctgCACATTCATTTCAAAGTTAAAATTAAGCAGCCATTACAAGGTTTAAGCAATTACTACAAGACTTCAAAACAGTATTTGCAAAACTGCGATGTCATAAGTTTGGGCAAGCAAGCCAGGCAAATGTGTGTTTGCAGGCTTCATCGCAATATCAGCAGGAACTCCTTATTTAAAGAACTCCTGTACCATGACAGTACATGTCGTACACAAAACAATACCCATATAAAGCAGCATATCTGCAAAAATAAGTATATAAGCTCACACCTTCCCCAGAATTGGTGCCATTCCCATTATAACTGAAGCTAAAGAAGAACGAACATGCTGAGAAGAATCAGATGACAATTCCTGAAAAGAGAAAACTAGCATATCATAAATAATCCGAGTAACCAATACAGCACAAAAAGAGCACACACTTCAATTGAAATTTCCAGCATTTACCTTTACACAAGGAAGAATATGTTGAACTGCAAGCTCAGGATTTAAAATATGACAAAATTTGGTCACTTTTCCAGAGGCTGCTATACGTACTTCAGCTTCATTGTCACGAAGCAGCCGTACATATGCAGGCACCAAATCCGACCTAAAAAGACAACAATAAGTATAACCATCATGTAtcaactataatatatataccaaggTGAAGTATTTACTCCAGCTAGTATGAAATAGTGACATTCAGCAAAATGTTGACAGATACCTTGTTGAATCCGGACCAACTGCTTCACATAGCTCATGCAGTTGATTGGCGACCATATAACGTACACGCCAGGACTTATCCTATCGacattaaaaacattttttcaGTTATAGACATGTTTGAAAATACGGCTATCACAGTCACACAAACACAGTTTATCCTCAGAcggaaaaaaattcaaaaaataccAAAGAGATGGATATAGAAAACATCAGCAACAGGCTCATAAATCCTGTGCTTCATGAGACATTTGTGAATATAGAAAGATGAATGCTCAATCATGATGCTTATCCCTTAAAAATGAGTTTTGTTAGAGCCAGGAAGAATAAAGAACTCACGAAAAACATGAAAATGCAATTGATGAAGCAAAAAAAGTAAAGCAAAGAAGAAATTCTCTAAAGAAGGAATATGAGCAAAAATAATGTGTTACTCATGCTTCACATCATCAAAAGAAACATCATAAAGTGCTAGCATCAAATGGAAAAAAGGCTTATCAATCCCATGAAACCTCGCAACATATAGTTGCAGGTCAACAAATAGCCATTTTCCAAAAATACCGAAATTGGCCAAGTAAACCACTCAGCAGATTTCAATCATTATACTACAGCTCATATCTCACACAAGCCATAATCAGATGTTGCCTAACAATAGCTAAAAGACCCATGGAGAGTTCCCATAAACTCAAACAGATGCTTCCAAAGAAGCCACCAAAAACCCTCCCATTGCTACCAGACATGGACATCATGCAAAGCAAATACATGAGGAAAAAATACATAGAATTACAATGTCCAATTTCCTACTAAGTCTTAAACATGAAACTTCAGTCTCGACCAGATCAtggaaaatataaaacaaatcagatgaattttcataatttagagTGAGAAGACAAAACAAAAATCCCTCAATAATTAAGCTGAAACCAATATGAATCACACAACATTTTCCTACcgggaaggtgttgtttgataCAAATATACCATATTATAAACAATAAGGGATCATTCCTAAACAGGCCTTGATAAACAAAAGCATACATTGAAGTGCACCTAAAGTACACTAATAAGGTCTGAAGAtgtaaatgagaatttgaacaTGCATTCTGCGTACCTGGGAGAAATTAACTATTACAGGAAGAATATTTGCAATGCAATCTTGTGGCTCCAAAAGCTTCCCAAGAGCTGCACAACCCTCAACAGCCAACAGACGAACAGAATCTTGATCTGAAACAAAGATTTCCATAATATTAATACTGTAAAATACATTTCTTTGATGCCAAACGCACGTAATAAGatgcataaaaaaaatgatgtcaaGTATAGTCAAATGCATACATTACTGGAATTATGCCATTTGAGTCAGTATAGAAGCAAGCAACCAGTACATAGAGAAGAGTTTTGCCTATTTCAATACCCAAACCCTAATATTCACAAAAAAAGGCTCTCttattttcaactaattcaaattGCTAACTTAATTGTTCTAAGATAAacaagttaaaatcaaaatctCTTCTTATTTTAAAAGCTATTTATGAAAAGCTGGTTTACCAAACATCCATAAAAGACACCTAGTCAAAAAGCTAAATACGGTTGAAAAACCAATAAGACCTTCTGAAAAGCTAATAAAAGCCCCTTAGTGCCATCCACAATTGGCATAAAAATATCCAAACAATCTCATTAGAAAACAAGCAACAATAATCGATCAGTCTAGCGTACTCTAGAGTCTAGAGCAGCCACAAAAGCAATAAAACTTACCATCTTGTATCAGATCTTCAAACATTGACATAACGTCCGACTTTAAAAAGACAGGTTCAATTGTAGCAGCAAATTTACCCAGATTACTGGCAGCTGATCTTCTCACCATAGGCATGTCATCCTGGCACAGTTGGCTGTATATTTTTCTCAACTCGGCTTTTGTGTTCTCTGGAGCGCTTGGGTAAGCAATATAGAACAAGCCACATGAAGAAACACGAGCAGTGAACCACTCACCACCGGCCAGCCTCTAAAGCATAACACATTAATGACTAGTTTAGTGAAacgaaaaataattcaattcaCTCCATCAGATAGATGAACAAAAACAAAGATATAACACTTATTTTAGCTGCACTGCCAAAAAAATTAGAGGCCAAACATTTCATTCaaaaacattccattaccccaatatCAATAAGTCACTCCCAATCCCAAGTTCCACCTTAGCGGGATTTTGAGGGTTAGATTTAAGCAACCTTACCATTTGTGATAATAAAGAGGCTATTTTCGATTAATCCTTGCAAGGAAACACTTACATTCAATACGAATTGAATTAACATCaactgaaaattttaaatataaaaaataaaaaaaaacttgagaaaaataaaatttatatgatTACTTGAACATATgacctttgaatttttttgttttagacaTGGAACCAAGAGTTATATTAACAAAAACACCACAGGAGCATGACTCATAATCCCACTTGCAAAAGAAGGGGTaaagaaaaaaacatatatGCCCTCTAGCTATCATCATCTATTATTGgtctataaaatattaaaacatcaAGTGAGAATCACAAGCTTGTACATAGGACCTGTTGGAGTTTGTGATTGAGATTAAAAAGTTATAACCTAATAAATTCTTTGGTTTCTTTCTTTGTCAGTGCCACACACCAACGGGGACATCTTCCACATGCAAACAATGAACCTTTCTACTCCTTTTTCAAGCAACAAAATCCCAAACACAGCTTATAAGATGCCAACATTAAACAGCCATGAAGAGAAGATGATCAAGAAATGTATCCTCCTTAAGGCATAACAAGCAATTACTATTACCCAAGCAAGACTACACATAACAAAAGCTTTAGGAGACATTTTTACACTCCTACGTATCAATACCACAAGCACGAAAAAGCATGGTTATCAAAGAACATGCAAAAGTTCTTTTACTAAAAAAGAAGATTACCACTCCATATCAGCTGTTAACTATTAAACACCTCAAGCAAACATACCAAAACAAAACTCTCCAGACTCCACCCATTCCCATGCAACTACTTACAAGTACATTTTTACTCCACCATCCTAGGTTGTCATAACCAGATTTATGTCTTGATTATGTTCATAAACAAAAACCATCTTCTTCACAATCCTTGAGATCCAACTCCCGTAAGAGTTCGATTCATCAAATAAATACACATATTGGAAAGACCTTGATCATGCTTTTGTGTTTTTTAAAGCCACACTTATGGGGAAAGTGTACATAAAATAGTAAACTTCATTTAAGCTCGAAAAAATATTCCTTAACAATGTAAGCCTCTCAATAGCCAGGATAAGCACTAAGCTTAAAAGTACAAATTATAGTACCATAACAGATACAAAAGTAACAAAACCATATAGTAGTAGTTCACAAAAGTTGTTGAAAGTTTAAAATAGCATGAaactatcaaagagtaaacacATGACATCGTTGGTAACATACTAATGACTATGTGTACTATGCAACACATATATATTAGAGAGCAACAGCCCTTACTTAAACAttagtttaagctacttttgcTTTAGTTTAATTACTTGTTTTAGGCCCAAAGTCTCAAAAACAATACTTGGGGGTGTTTGGGAAAAGTTTTATAGCTCATAATTCATAAGTTGTTTCAACAACCTAATTTACCAAATACCACCATTAGATGGTATTAGATAGTTTGACCACCCAACATTGTATCTAACTTGACCACCCAACAATGTAACTAAATAAGCTTaaattgtcaaaaaaatatatatattttgccaAGCACCCCCGTGATTAAGGACTGGGGAGGCtaaaataatacttctataGTGTATTTTTGCTCTACGCccagataaatatatatagtacaCAAAATCGCATAAGAAACACAATGAGCAGGAGTCTAACCTTAACCATGGGAATAAAACAATCGACAAGATCAGATTCCTTCATCTGAGAAGCAATTTTGCAGAGTGATTCGATGGCTTTATCCCTGATACAAGTCTCTTCAAGAATGCACAGAGCTTCCAAAGGAGGAAGCAAAACAGTAGCATGGTCGACACCACCTACATAAGGAACAAAAACACCCAACTCTTGTGCCATAGCAAGAAgcacctcatcatcatcatcattattctCGCTCAAAAATGGAATTAATTCCTTACGAGTACGCTCCTCTCCTAAAGCTTTGGCAATGGATGAAAGACGTCGAATGGAATTCAAACGAAGCTGAATATCGTCATTCTTGAGCTCATCAATTAACACAGCAATCGGGTAGAGTGGTTCCTCTACCATGGCCATTCTATTGTGTTAAGATTTTGTAAAAAACCCTaatccattaaaaaaaaaaagaacccaAATCAAATaggattaaaatcaataaagggAAAATATGTATATCAAATAAGCAAGAATTTGATGGTAGATCTGAAGCTAATGGCGGAATTTAAGATCTGGAGGAAGAAATTGGTAAATTGAAAATGGGTAGATCTAATTAACGTAAAAccaaatatgaaaaagaaaatcaacaaaagAGAACGAATTAAGGACAGGACATTGAAAATCAACGTGGAAATTGAAAGAGATCCATAGAAAGAAAGAGAGAATGGTTTACCAGAAGATGAACAGGAAGAATAGGCCTGGTGCCCAGAAAATTGAGAGAAATACTCTTTGCTCCTTAAGGAAGGAGGATGACAAACTTTGTCCTATGAATTTGGAAAACTTTTTAgtgtttgaaaaaaaattttgaattttaataagaaattttaattaaattttaaaagtaaatattgaagttaaaatataacttttataaattttgatgTAAAGCTGTTGAAATGTAAAGTTGTtggataaaatataaattttgatgTAAAGCTGCGGATTTATtttgatgtaaagttttttaatatataacttttataaattttattttacgtAATCAGAAATATTACAGTCtaaaatttgctttaaaatgTGTGTAAAATATAAAGTGGATAAATTAAAAGAAACGAAAAAAGTAATACAAATAGTTGGGTgtcaatttatttataattaaaccgtcattatatttataataaataataaatctaaaaacaattaagtttgatctacttaggAAGATTTTATcatgtaaaaatataataataataataaaatattaaaattctagctatattataaaaagtaaagtATAGTTGATATAAGTTTAGTTTAGACTAATTTTGTTGCAGTCCACATAATTTCACACCCTCTATATTATTACTTCATACTCTTTATCTTTAGACAATTGGAGTATTTCATAATCTCTGCTCCACAACTTTACCAGAAACATATTAAAATTAGTGCACatgaattttaatttaattttaatgtatattaaatACGGATTTTTATGAACTTACTTTGTCTCCTAAATATGCTCTTGAgaacaacatatatatatatatatatatatatatatatatatatatatatatatatatatatatatatatatatatatatatatatatatatatatatattaaagtaagtaaaaaaaaataaataagggaaTCCTTAAATAAAGTTGGTAGATGAAGATAATTAATACTCTCTTAATCTATATCTTGTGGCATAGGTTAGACAAACCGATTAAATAcatacaaatttattttataaaaacatattGAAATGTATATTCAgtattttaattctaaaatttCAAACTTTATGATATATTATTTAGAAATccaaacataaaaaattttaaatgagataCACATGGaccaataaaaattaatgtcaaCTATTTATTTTCAACTCTTGTAATGGTCATCAATAGATTAGGTTTTTGAAATAATATCTGGTTGGATTGTAGATCAAAACAAAAttggatttttttattttaattttaaatacatTTCAATATctttttttagttaaaaaaagaaaaattgcatGTAATTGGTTGAAATTtggcaaaaataattaattcgggTTGAATTTTGGACCTAATTTTCATCCAACAGGTTTTTACATGTTGATGAAGATGGCCATGAGACAGTTTACTCGCAACCGAACCAGCCTCATACCACTTGGGAATCGACCTCAATCGAAATAAAACGAATTTGATCTAAATAGCGACTTGTGATGGTTTCAAGACTTTTTGTCGAATCAGATGAATCGAACCAAGAGTTTTCATCCCAAACCACAATCTGAATAGCGTGCTAATGTCTTAATACGTCCCACTAGGATTCATTGTGTCATAAATAACATTATCAGTAATCAAGATGATGATTGCATGCCTTGTTCATCCTATTTCCTCACACCATTTATAAATCGCACCATATCGTTTTTATATTCTAAAGTGGCGGAAAGAAAATCCATAAACTATCTAATATTATTGAGCATTGCAATGAATATCATTGTAATTTTGGCTCCCACTATTGCATCGAAATATACTTTTAGTGCAAGTAGGAGAGTGCTTGATGAAATGAGAGATCCTCTTGCTCCACACTATACAAATCTATGTTTCCAAGAAAGATTGAAATGTTATAGAAGAGCACAAGGATTAAAAAACGGTGAAGATCATGGCAATAATGATTCATGGATGACGATTGATACACATGCATCATCAGAAGGAGAGGTGGCAGAGAAGTCAAACCAACAAGAATATGAAAAATGAAGATGacaaatgagattaaaagaaccGGACAACGACCAACGATTACAATTAGAAGCTAAGACAAGAAGTACGTggactttgattccttcggaaTACGTGGGCAAATTAGTATTACTCTGATATACTTGATTCAAACCTGCTTTTCCCCTCCCTTTatataaaacaatcatttttatttttgctttgtCATTATTTATTAACTATATGtgtaattttcttattgttagtaaaaaaatttatgacaATTGACATGCAATGAGTTTTTGATAATACTCAACAAAGGTA harbors:
- the LOC130799971 gene encoding serine/threonine-protein phosphatase 2A 65 kDa regulatory subunit A beta isoform-like codes for the protein MAMVEEPLYPIAVLIDELKNDDIQLRLNSIRRLSSIAKALGEERTRKELIPFLSENNDDDDEVLLAMAQELGVFVPYVGGVDHATVLLPPLEALCILEETCIRDKAIESLCKIASQMKESDLVDCFIPMVKRLAGGEWFTARVSSCGLFYIAYPSAPENTKAELRKIYSQLCQDDMPMVRRSAASNLGKFAATIEPVFLKSDVMSMFEDLIQDDQDSVRLLAVEGCAALGKLLEPQDCIANILPVIVNFSQDKSWRVRYMVANQLHELCEAVGPDSTRSDLVPAYVRLLRDNEAEVRIAASGKVTKFCHILNPELAVQHILPCVKELSSDSSQHVRSSLASVIMGMAPILGKDATLEQLLPIFLSLLKDEFPDVRLNIISKLDQVNEVIGIDLLSQSLLPAIVELAEDRHWRVRLAIIEYIPLLASQLGVGFFDDKLGALCMQWLNDKVYSIREAAANNVKRLAEEFGPDWAMQHIIPQVLDMATNPHYLYRMTIIQSISLLGPVMGAEITSSRLLPVVVNAAKDRVPNIKFNVAKVLQSLIPIVDQSVVAKTIRPCLIELSEDPDVDVRYFATQALKLTDEAASAMSS